One Coregonus clupeaformis isolate EN_2021a chromosome 21, ASM2061545v1, whole genome shotgun sequence DNA window includes the following coding sequences:
- the LOC121534573 gene encoding regulator of G-protein signaling 5-like, with product MCRELESLPITCLERAKELKALFRSFLQKPDLSIIDHSHKTNKLRLNMDEPLKWRQSFENLLSNQHGLCLFRAFLVSEFSEENIAFYLACEDYRITKPSSKLSAKAKKIYEEFVCSDAPREVNLDHETKAITKKNLERPSQSCFSLAQEKIYALMEKDCYPRFLKSTTYLEISRQVKAG from the exons ATGTGCCGAGAACTGGAATCACTGCCTATCACATGTCTGGAGAG GGCAAAGGAACTCAAAGCTCTCTTTAGAAGCTTTCTACAGAAGCCAGATCTGAGCATCATCGATCACTCACACAAGACTAACAAATTAAG GTTAAATATGGACGAGCCCTTAAAATGGAGGCAGTCGTTTGAGAACCTGCTGTCCAACCAAC ATGGACTGTGCTTGTTCAGAGCTTTCCTGGTGTCAGAGTTTAGCGAGGAGAACATAGCTTTCTACCTGGCCTGTGAAGACTACAGGATAACCAAGCCCTCCTCAAAGCTATCCGCTAAGGCTAAGAAGATCTATGAGGAGTTTGTCTGCAGTGACGCACCAAGAGAG GTCAACCTCGACCATGAGACCAAAGCCATCACCAAGAAGAACCTGGAGCGCCCCAGCCAGTCCTGTTTCAGCCTGGCCCAGGAGAAGATCTACGCCCTAATGGAGAAAGACTGCTACCCTCGCTTCCTCAAGTCCACCACCTACCTGGAGATCAGTCGGCAGGTCAAAGCCGGTTAA